The following coding sequences lie in one Rissa tridactyla isolate bRisTri1 chromosome Z, bRisTri1.patW.cur.20221130, whole genome shotgun sequence genomic window:
- the SLCO4C1 gene encoding solute carrier organic anion transporter family member 4C1 isoform X1: protein MKGGGIENPVFEPSSPDLGRQRQASPTEVDASVPAAEEGPCGWGRCTPKALQLCNNPEGYLAAYSLLAIFQGIVVNGLINISISTIEKRYELNSSLTGLISASYDIAFCILSLFVSYFGERGHKPRWLAFSAFMLGLGSLIFSLPHFSSGKYQYGAKLEDTCQVPGASSANFTCNASTKSSLHNYLYVFILGQLLLGVGGTPLYTLGTAFIDDSVPKHKSSLYIGIGYAMSLLGPAIGYVLGGQLLNIYIDIQIPESTKMDQDDPRWLGAWWIAFVACCFAIWLLIIPFSCFPKHLPGTAKIQAEKISETHNDGSEVLVESKNIGKSFKDFPMALLILLKNPVLMSLIIASSSEALVATGFATFLPKFIENQFGKTSSFSATLGGLVLIPAAALGQIISGILVSKCKLDCKSIIKFMIGTCSVALLLNTVFLFAKCGNEPFAGVSETYNGTGMLYNLTAPCNANCGCLRSMYYPVCGRDEVQYFSPCFAGCSSHLFNNMKKMYQNCSCIGRPKRENDSEDFIFEAVPGKCPTRCKFLPLFLTFFFFTVVFTFMAVTPTTVAILRCVPDKQRSFALGVQSVFLRLLGTVPGPILFGVAIDNSCTLWDIDECNTKGACWVYDNEKMAYLLMGISAACKIITIIFVVMAVYLYKPPPASAAQSQKDSEMISSIRT, encoded by the exons ATGAAAGGTGGCGGTATCGAGAACCCGGTGTTTGAGCCGTCCAGCCCCGACCTCGGCCGCCAGCGCCAGGCGAGTCCCACCGAGGTGGATGCCAGCGTCCCGGCGGCTGAGGAGGGGCCCTGCGGGTGGGGCCGCTGCACCCCTAAGGCTCTGCAGCTCTGCAACAACCCTGAGGGCTACCTGGCTGCCTACAGCCTCCTGGCTATCTTCCAAG gtaTTGTGGTAAATGGCCTGATTAACATTAGTATTTCAACAATTGAGAAGCGTTATGAGTTGAACAGTTCCCTCACTGGCTTAATCTCTGCAAGCTATGACATTGCTTTTTGTATATTGTCACTGTTTGTATCTTACTTTGGAGAAAGAGGGCACAAACCACGATGGCTTGCTTTCTCAGCGTTTATGCTAGGATTGGGCTCACTTATATTTTCCTTACCACACTTCAGTAGTGGAAAATACCAGTATGGAGCTAAACTTGAAG ATACATGTCAAGTTCCAGGAGCAAGCTCTGCTAACTTCACTTGCAATGCCAGCACAAAGTCTTCACTTCACAACTATTTGTATGTGTTtatcctgggacagctgctgctgggagttGGAGGAACTCCACTATATACTTTGGGGACAGCTTTTATTGATGATAGTGTCCCAAAACACAAGTCTTCCCTTTATATAG GAATTGGCTATGCCATGTCACTGCTGGGTCCTGCTATTGGCTACGTCTTAGGAGGGCAGCTACTTAATATTTATATTGATATCCAGATCCCAGAAAG TACAAAGATGGATCAAGATGACCCACGTTGGCTTGGAGCATGGTGGATAGCATTTGTTGCATGCTGTTTTGCAATTTGGCTTCTTATAATACCTTTTTCGTGCTTTCCGAAACACCTACCAG GAACAGCAAAAATACAGGCTGAAAAAATCTCTGAAACTCATAATGACGGCAGTGAGGTGCTTGTTGAGAGCAAGAATAttggaaaaagttttaaagaCTTTCCCATGGCTCTCCTG ATACTGTTGAAGAATCCAGTACTTATGAGCCTAATAATAGCCAGTTCTTCAGAAGCCTTAGTTGCCACTGGCTTTGCCACATTTCTACCAAAGTTTATCGAAAATCAGTTTGGAAAGACATCAAGTTTTTCAGCAACTCTTGGAG GGCTTGTATTAATTCCAGCAGCAGCACTAGGCCAAATCATAAGTGGCATCTTGGTTTCCAAGTGCAAACTGGATTGCAAAAGCATAATCAAGTTCATGATAGGCACTTGTTCAGTGGCCCTACTGTTAAACACAGTGTTTTTATTTGCTAAATGTGGGAATGAACCTTTCGCAGGTGTCTCTGAAACGTATAATgg AACAGGCATGCTATATAACTTAACAGCGCCATGCAATGCTAACTGTGGATGTTTGCGCTCCATGTACTACCCAGTTTGTGGCAGAGATGAAGTCCAGTACTTTTCTCCCTGTTTCGCAGGATGTTCATCACATCTTTTCAACAACATGAAAAAG ATGTACCAGAACTGTTCCTGTATTGGGAgaccaaaaagagaaaatgattcAGAAGACTTTATCTTTGAAGCTGTCCCTGGGAAATGTCCAACACGATGCAAATTTTTACCTTTATTCCTGACCTTCttctttttcactgttgtttttacATTTATGGCTGTTACTCCAACAACTGTGGCGATTCTCAG GTGTGTGCCAGATAAACAGCGCTCATTTGCTCTTGGAGTACAGTCAGTGTTCCTACGACTACTGG GTACTGTTCCCGGACCAATTTTGTTTGGTGTTGCTATAGACAACAGTTGCACTCTGTGGGATATTGATGAATGTAATACTAAAGGAGCCTGTTGGGTGTATGACAATGAAAAAATGGCTTATCTGCTGATGGGGATAA GTGCTGCTTGCAAAATCATCACTATCATCTTTGTGGTCATGGCAGTATATTTGTATAAGCCTCCACCAGCAAGTGCAGCCCAGTCGCAAAAGGATTCAGAAATGATATCTTCTATACGCACATAA
- the SLCO4C1 gene encoding solute carrier organic anion transporter family member 4C1 isoform X2, translating to MLGLGSLIFSLPHFSSGKYQYGAKLEDTCQVPGASSANFTCNASTKSSLHNYLYVFILGQLLLGVGGTPLYTLGTAFIDDSVPKHKSSLYIGIGYAMSLLGPAIGYVLGGQLLNIYIDIQIPESTKMDQDDPRWLGAWWIAFVACCFAIWLLIIPFSCFPKHLPGTAKIQAEKISETHNDGSEVLVESKNIGKSFKDFPMALLILLKNPVLMSLIIASSSEALVATGFATFLPKFIENQFGKTSSFSATLGGLVLIPAAALGQIISGILVSKCKLDCKSIIKFMIGTCSVALLLNTVFLFAKCGNEPFAGVSETYNGTGMLYNLTAPCNANCGCLRSMYYPVCGRDEVQYFSPCFAGCSSHLFNNMKKMYQNCSCIGRPKRENDSEDFIFEAVPGKCPTRCKFLPLFLTFFFFTVVFTFMAVTPTTVAILRCVPDKQRSFALGVQSVFLRLLGTVPGPILFGVAIDNSCTLWDIDECNTKGACWVYDNEKMAYLLMGISAACKIITIIFVVMAVYLYKPPPASAAQSQKDSEMISSIRT from the exons ATGCTAGGATTGGGCTCACTTATATTTTCCTTACCACACTTCAGTAGTGGAAAATACCAGTATGGAGCTAAACTTGAAG ATACATGTCAAGTTCCAGGAGCAAGCTCTGCTAACTTCACTTGCAATGCCAGCACAAAGTCTTCACTTCACAACTATTTGTATGTGTTtatcctgggacagctgctgctgggagttGGAGGAACTCCACTATATACTTTGGGGACAGCTTTTATTGATGATAGTGTCCCAAAACACAAGTCTTCCCTTTATATAG GAATTGGCTATGCCATGTCACTGCTGGGTCCTGCTATTGGCTACGTCTTAGGAGGGCAGCTACTTAATATTTATATTGATATCCAGATCCCAGAAAG TACAAAGATGGATCAAGATGACCCACGTTGGCTTGGAGCATGGTGGATAGCATTTGTTGCATGCTGTTTTGCAATTTGGCTTCTTATAATACCTTTTTCGTGCTTTCCGAAACACCTACCAG GAACAGCAAAAATACAGGCTGAAAAAATCTCTGAAACTCATAATGACGGCAGTGAGGTGCTTGTTGAGAGCAAGAATAttggaaaaagttttaaagaCTTTCCCATGGCTCTCCTG ATACTGTTGAAGAATCCAGTACTTATGAGCCTAATAATAGCCAGTTCTTCAGAAGCCTTAGTTGCCACTGGCTTTGCCACATTTCTACCAAAGTTTATCGAAAATCAGTTTGGAAAGACATCAAGTTTTTCAGCAACTCTTGGAG GGCTTGTATTAATTCCAGCAGCAGCACTAGGCCAAATCATAAGTGGCATCTTGGTTTCCAAGTGCAAACTGGATTGCAAAAGCATAATCAAGTTCATGATAGGCACTTGTTCAGTGGCCCTACTGTTAAACACAGTGTTTTTATTTGCTAAATGTGGGAATGAACCTTTCGCAGGTGTCTCTGAAACGTATAATgg AACAGGCATGCTATATAACTTAACAGCGCCATGCAATGCTAACTGTGGATGTTTGCGCTCCATGTACTACCCAGTTTGTGGCAGAGATGAAGTCCAGTACTTTTCTCCCTGTTTCGCAGGATGTTCATCACATCTTTTCAACAACATGAAAAAG ATGTACCAGAACTGTTCCTGTATTGGGAgaccaaaaagagaaaatgattcAGAAGACTTTATCTTTGAAGCTGTCCCTGGGAAATGTCCAACACGATGCAAATTTTTACCTTTATTCCTGACCTTCttctttttcactgttgtttttacATTTATGGCTGTTACTCCAACAACTGTGGCGATTCTCAG GTGTGTGCCAGATAAACAGCGCTCATTTGCTCTTGGAGTACAGTCAGTGTTCCTACGACTACTGG GTACTGTTCCCGGACCAATTTTGTTTGGTGTTGCTATAGACAACAGTTGCACTCTGTGGGATATTGATGAATGTAATACTAAAGGAGCCTGTTGGGTGTATGACAATGAAAAAATGGCTTATCTGCTGATGGGGATAA GTGCTGCTTGCAAAATCATCACTATCATCTTTGTGGTCATGGCAGTATATTTGTATAAGCCTCCACCAGCAAGTGCAGCCCAGTCGCAAAAGGATTCAGAAATGATATCTTCTATACGCACATAA